In Prunus dulcis chromosome 1, ALMONDv2, whole genome shotgun sequence, the following are encoded in one genomic region:
- the LOC117614711 gene encoding F-box protein At4g22390-like, whose protein sequence is MLNIPRELIFDILSRLQLKDLIRYMCVSKACDETLGTSKVVHPMPPWKHGGRYTLILGYSIGLLFICNYDLNKDFTLWNPSIQKLKKLPFTTLEPHPSPGLEISRSHITNGFGYDLANDDYKLLGILELANSDDVIVSSQVHVYSLKSHSWKRIQNMPCDGYGFSEDSDSIVFLNGALSWLMSKESDGADKYMIVTLDLASEKCREFPIPVDRIDIDISSLDLEVLGDYLCVSVNCFWCRSEAWIMKEYGVTVTESWSLLYSIDLGPRYDSCKPLVFSKNGKMVLLKLECNDADRFFWYDLEKKSVKQVETSGLPRCFDATIWWGSLCLLDGDPVIAESRQQVPTTSKKGKYSSR, encoded by the exons AACTGAAGGATTTGATCCGATATATGTGTGTTTCCAAAGCTTG CGATGAGACGCTAGGGACATCCAAAGTTGTGCACCCGATGCCTCCATGGAAACACGGAGGAAGATATACTCTAATCCTGGGCTACTCCATTGGTCTGCTTTTTATCTGCAACTATGATCTCAATAAGGATTTTACTTTGTGGAACCCGTCAATTCAAAAGTTGAAGAAGCTTCCCTTCACAACCCTTGAGCCGCATCCATCACCAGGTTTAGAGATATCCCGTTCCCATATTACAAATGGATTCGGGTACGATTTAGCCAATGATGACTATAAACTCTTGGGGATTTTGGAGCTTGCTAATAGCGACGATGTTATCGTGAGTTCTCAAGTCCATGTTTATAGCCTAAAATCCCACTCATGGAAAAGGATCCAAAACATGCCTTGCGATGGTTATGGTTTTTCAGAAGATTCAGATAGCATCGTGTTTCTCAATGGTGCTCTAAGTTGGCTCATGTCTAAAGAGTCAGATGGTGCAGATAAGTACATGATCGTGACCCTTGACCTTGCCAGTGAGAAATGTCGGGAGTTTCCCATCCCAGTGGACAGGATTGACATTGACATTTCTAGCCTGGATTTGGAGGTCTTAGGGGACTATCTGTGTGTTTCTGTTAATTGTTTCTGGTGTCGAAGTGAGGCTTGGATTATGAAGGAATATGGGGTGACTGTGACAGAATCTTGGAGCCTTCTTTATTCTATTGACCTGGGACCGAGGTATGACTCCTGCAAACCTTTGGTGTTTTCAAAGAATGGAAAAATGGTTCTTTTGAAGTTGGAGTGCAACGATGCCGATAGGTTTTTTTGGTATGATTTAGAGAAAAAGAGTGTCAAACAAGTTGAAACTAGCGGTCTGCCTCGCTGCTTCGATGCAACCATTTGGTGGGGGAGCCTTTGTCTTCTTGATGGCGATCCTGTTATTGCTGAGAGTCGGCAGCAAGTCCCCACTACCTCTAAGAAAGGGAAATATTCAAGCAGATGA